Proteins from one Canis lupus familiaris isolate Mischka breed German Shepherd chromosome 26, alternate assembly UU_Cfam_GSD_1.0, whole genome shotgun sequence genomic window:
- the HSCB gene encoding iron-sulfur cluster co-chaperone protein HscB isoform X2: MWGGRTGALLRVCGLWPAGALGRRPLSCDAASLAGSGSSQCWNCGGPGGPTRGDGFFCPQCRALQPPDPTRDYFSLMDCNRAFRVDTAKLQTRYQQLQRLVHPDFFSQRSQTEKDFSEKHSTLVNDAYKTLLAPLSRGLYLVS, encoded by the exons ATGTGGGGCGGGAGGACCGGCGCCTTGCTCCGGGTGTGCGGGCTGTGGCCGGCAGGGGCCCTCGGAAGGAGACCGCTGAGCTGCGATGCTGCGTCTCTGGCGGGGAGCGGTTCCTCCCAGTGTTGGAACTgcggcggccccgggggccccACGCGGGGGGACGGGTTCTTCTGCCCACAGTGCCGCGCGCTGCAGCCGCCTGACCCCACTCGAGATTACTTCAGCCTCATGGACTG TAACCGTGCCTTCAGAGTTGACACAGCAAAGCTCCAGACTCGGTACCAGCAACTACAGCGTCTTGTCCACCCTGATTTCTTCAGCCAGAGATCCCAG ACTGAAAAGGACTTCTCAGAGAAGCATTCAACCTTGGTGAATGATGCCTATAAGACCCTTCTGGCTCCTCTGAGCAGGGGACTATATCTTGTAAG CTAA